In Hahella sp. HNIBRBA332, the genomic window GCTTGGCAAGCATCACACATAGGAAACAGGTTTAGGGGGGTAATACAAAAATGGGGGAACGCAGCTTTGGGGAGATAGTGATCCAGAGTGTTAGGTCTCCCTGGCTCACCACATGCAGGACAAAGAGTTAGCCCATGATCCCTTAAACTATCAATTGCTAATTTTTGAACCGCACCTTCTTGTGGCGAGCTATATAAATTGAGAAAGACATTTTTTTGAGGAGTGATTTTAGGCCATAGCTGAATGTTCTTTGGAGATCCGCTCGCATCGATGTACTCCTGTACCTTGCTTTTCCACTCCGCAGCTATTTTATTGAAGAATTGAGCATTTTTGCCGTTCTGCCGCTCGGCAACTACATCATCGATGAGTTGCAAGCTACAAATATCCGGCAATGGTAAATGCATCACCATTGATCACGTCCCATAGCTTTGATTTGTACGATCAGCTCCTCATTGAGTTCATTGCCCATCGCCTCAATAAGTTCATCAGCAGAACCATAATCTTCGAGCTTATCACGTATCCAGGCTTCAAAGGGTTTTGAAATCGACTTGTCGCCGAATACATAAGAAGAAATACGCTGAACATCTCCTCCAAAAGTTTGAAATGGCGGATGTTTAATGAATAACCCTTCATCTGTTCTTTCAAATACGTGAACGCAATCAGAAGGCACCTCTCTAACCGTTACAGCGGAGTGCGTCGCTAAAAGAGCTTTGGAGTTAAAACGTGACAGAATCATTTTCAGCATATTTACGAACTGAATTTCCAGGGTCGGATGTAAAAAAAGCTCTGGTTCGTCAATTAGAATAAGGCTATTTTTTTGGATTGCACCTAAAATATTAATGACGATGTATGCAAATAATCGTTGCCCTGAACTCAACTCGATCGGATGGCCACTCATAAAAAAAGTCACCCCCTGATCTACTACAATATTCTTTTTTAGCTTGGGAATATTTAGGGAGTAGGCCGTTTCTGAAACGATAGGGATATATGCTTTTTTTCTGCCGTTATCTTCGTCAAAATGCACATGATCTTGTTTATGAAAAATAGTGTCACGGCTATTGTCTTTGTAATAATCTTTTACTCCGCTATATCCTTTTACCTCTATAGCAGCACAGTCAAAATTGAACGCTGTTCTCAGGACGCGTTCGACAGTCTTAACTTTATTTGCCCAACCTCGTACTGAATTGAAGCGCTCATCGTCGGTGAGACACTCAATAAGTGCTTCTGCGGCATTTCTCTTAGGAAATTGGTGAGAAAGCCTAATTTGTCCACTCGGTCGACTTTCAGTAGGAGCCGTTCTTCCGCGAAACCCAAAATACCTATACGCCTCAGTATCTTGTTGTTGATTTTTTGGAGGGGCGACAGGGAAACGCTCGAATGGGCTATAAGATATAACAACTATCTGACTAAGGTTGGGGGCTTCTGCAAATCCAGTTTCGGGTTCTTCATCAGGAGATATCCAGTCTGATACCATTTGATGTAGCACTTGAGATTTACCTGACCCGTTGGGCCCAATCAAAACATTAATGTCGTGAGGTAACAAGCTTTCAGAGTGATATTTAAGATTAAGGTTAGAAATGTCTCCGCATACATTTTTAAATTTGAATCCAAGGTCGAGTACGGCGATAGCTTGACGGGCCAAAATTTTCCAGCCATCCAAATATGCCTTTTTACTCCCACGCTCCCGCTGAAGAGAGCTTTCAAACCCTTCCGTTTCAACTAGTGTTTTTGCGTCATCATCTTCTGAAACATGTATGAGATAGCTTGCATCACGTAATTTATTTGCGACCTCGATGGATTTTTTAGAATCTATTAAACCATCTATTTGCTCATAAAAAATAATATTTGAAGGGGTTGATATGTAGTTGGTGTTAGGGATCGGAAACTCTCCACTCCAGCCTTCTTTAAGGAGCTTGTTGAGATAGTCGCTGGAATTTTTAGTGTCTGCAATAAGAATACGTATTAGCCCAAGAGTAATTCTTTCATCACTTATTCGACAAGTGACGGAAAAGCTTGTTTTGTATCCATAATCGTCCCAGTTATCTGAAAAAAGCTCAATAGCATCCCCTTCCAACGACGGAAGAGGGTTGTTGCGACAACTCACTTTTCCAAGATATACAATTCTCATCAGTTTTCCGGAATGTTTAAAATGTATATAAAATTAAATTCTTTTTTATACTTTTAATGTCTTGATCTGGAATTGCTAAAATTGATAGTAGCCATTCTCGTGAAAAAGTGTGTGTGTGATTTCTGGTGCCATAATTATAGTGTTTTAAATTATTAGTGTAATATGTTGTATCTTTTTATGGAGGTGCCTCGTTGTAGCAAAAGTAGTTTGTGATCGTTTTATATTCGACTAAAAGATAGCACATCTCTCAGAGTTTGCTTTGAGTGTCTGTGCGAGGGTAAGGCTGATTGGTGAACTGAGTAATAAAGCTGATAACCTTCAACGATCACTTTAAAACACCTTCAAAGAAGAGGTATCGGTGGCGAACTAAGGCGACCTGATGTCA contains:
- a CDS encoding ATP-binding protein → MRIVYLGKVSCRNNPLPSLEGDAIELFSDNWDDYGYKTSFSVTCRISDERITLGLIRILIADTKNSSDYLNKLLKEGWSGEFPIPNTNYISTPSNIIFYEQIDGLIDSKKSIEVANKLRDASYLIHVSEDDDAKTLVETEGFESSLQRERGSKKAYLDGWKILARQAIAVLDLGFKFKNVCGDISNLNLKYHSESLLPHDINVLIGPNGSGKSQVLHQMVSDWISPDEEPETGFAEAPNLSQIVVISYSPFERFPVAPPKNQQQDTEAYRYFGFRGRTAPTESRPSGQIRLSHQFPKRNAAEALIECLTDDERFNSVRGWANKVKTVERVLRTAFNFDCAAIEVKGYSGVKDYYKDNSRDTIFHKQDHVHFDEDNGRKKAYIPIVSETAYSLNIPKLKKNIVVDQGVTFFMSGHPIELSSGQRLFAYIVINILGAIQKNSLILIDEPELFLHPTLEIQFVNMLKMILSRFNSKALLATHSAVTVREVPSDCVHVFERTDEGLFIKHPPFQTFGGDVQRISSYVFGDKSISKPFEAWIRDKLEDYGSADELIEAMGNELNEELIVQIKAMGRDQW